A region of the Pseudoroseomonas cervicalis genome:
TCAGCGTGCATATCGGCCGCGCCCTCGACAATGGCGTGACGCAGGAGGAGATCGCCGGCGCCATCACGCATCTCGCCTTCTATGCCGGCTGGCCGGCGGCCATGTCGGCGGCGCAGGTGCTGACCGAAGTGCTCGAGAAGCGGGGCGCGTGAGCGCCATGCGTGTCGGATTCATCGGCCTCGGCACAATGGGCGCCAGCATGGCCGCCAATCTGGCCAGGGCGGAGGGCGTCGCGCTCACCGTGCACGACATGCGGCGCGAGGCCGCCGCCGCGCTGCTGGAGGGCGGCGCGCAATGGGCGGAGAGCCCCGCGGCGCTCGGCGCGGGCTGCGAGGTGGTGTTCACCTCCCTCCCCGGCCCGAAGGAGGTCGAGGCGGTGGGCAGCGCGCTGATCGGCAGCATGGCGCGGGGCGGCATCATCGTCGACATCTCGACCAATGCGGTTTCCGCCGTGCGCGCGCTGCATGCGGCGGCGGCGGAGCGCGGGCTGCATGTGCTGGACGCGCCGATCAGCGGCGGCCCGCGCGGTGCCGCCAGCCGCAAGCTGGCCTTCTTCGTCGGCGGCGACCGCGCCGTCTTCGACCGCGTGCGGCCGCTGCTCAATGCCATGGGCGACCGCGCCATTCTGGTCGGCGAGATCGGCGCCGGCAGCATCGCCAAGCTGGCGCACAACCTCTCCGGCTATGCGCTGAACGCCATCATGGCGGAGGTCTTCGCCATGGGCGCCAAGGCGGGGCTGGAGCCGCTGGCGCTCTACGCCGCCATCCGCCAGGGCGTGCATGGCCGCCGCCGCACCTATGACGGCGTAACCGAGCAATTCCTGCCCAACAGCTACGACCCGCCGGCCTTCCAGCTGCGCCTGGCGCACAAGGATGTCGCCCTGGCCTGCGCGCTGGGGCGCGAGGTCGGCGTGCCGATGCGCTTCGCGGCGCTGACGCTGGAAGAGATGACCGAGGCGCTGAACCGCGGCTGGGGCCATCGGGATTCCCGCTCCGCCATGCTGCTGGAGCTGGAGCGCGCGGGGGTGGAGATCGCCGTGGATCGCGCGAAGATGCAGGCGGTGATCGATGCGGACGGAAAAGACTTTTAGAAAGTAAGGGTTCTTTTTTGGAAAAAAGAACCAAAAAACTTTTGTCAGTTGGCGTCCCGCCTCAGGCCTTGGGAGGGACGCCAGACTGACAAAGTCTTTTTGCTTCTTTTTCTTCAGAAAAAGAAGATTCTTAGCTGGCTCTGTTGCCGCCGCCCAGCGTCTCGCCCACCAGCTTCTCCGAGAACTGCGCCATCGCCGTATGGTCCATGCCCGGGCCGAGCAGGCCGACGGCACTGGCCCACATCTCGCGGCACAGCGCGGCGAAGGGCACGGGCGTGCCGGTCTCCTTCGCCACTTCGAGCGCGACGGAGACATCCTTCGCCATCAGCTCCAGCCCGAAGCCGGCATCGAAGCGGCGCGACAGCACGAACTGCTTGAACTTCTTCTGCGTGCTGTTGTTCATGCCCGTCGAGTTGTTCAGCACATCGACCATCTGCGCGGGATCGAGCCCGAAGCGCTGGCCGATCAGCAGCGCCTCCACCCCGATCAGGAAGCCCGCCGCGCCCATCAGGTTGTTCAGCGCCTTCATCGCCTGGCCGGCGCCGATGCCGCCCACATGCGTCAGATTGTTGCCCATGGCGCGCAGCACCGCATCGGCGCGCGCGACATCGGCGGCCTCGCCGCCCAGCATGATCGCCAGCTCGCCACTGCGCGCGCGCGGCACACCGCCCGAGACCGGCGCATCGATCATGGCGACACCGCGCGGCGTCAGCGCTTCCGCGAAGCCGCGCGTCGCCGTCGGCACGCC
Encoded here:
- a CDS encoding NAD(P)-dependent oxidoreductase; translation: MSAASPGGALRRIAFIGIGNMGWPMAARLVGAGFDVVVCDVAAERSARFATEVGGEAAADAATAARGADAVITILPTSKHVGQAIEAMGDALSPGALLIEMSSGVPTATRGFAEALTPRGVAMIDAPVSGGVPRARSGELAIMLGGEAADVARADAVLRAMGNNLTHVGGIGAGQAMKALNNLMGAAGFLIGVEALLIGQRFGLDPAQMVDVLNNSTGMNNSTQKKFKQFVLSRRFDAGFGLELMAKDVSVALEVAKETGTPVPFAALCREMWASAVGLLGPGMDHTAMAQFSEKLVGETLGGGNRAS
- a CDS encoding NAD(P)-dependent oxidoreductase; translation: MRVGFIGLGTMGASMAANLARAEGVALTVHDMRREAAAALLEGGAQWAESPAALGAGCEVVFTSLPGPKEVEAVGSALIGSMARGGIIVDISTNAVSAVRALHAAAAERGLHVLDAPISGGPRGAASRKLAFFVGGDRAVFDRVRPLLNAMGDRAILVGEIGAGSIAKLAHNLSGYALNAIMAEVFAMGAKAGLEPLALYAAIRQGVHGRRRTYDGVTEQFLPNSYDPPAFQLRLAHKDVALACALGREVGVPMRFAALTLEEMTEALNRGWGHRDSRSAMLLELERAGVEIAVDRAKMQAVIDADGKDF